In Pantoea cypripedii, the following proteins share a genomic window:
- a CDS encoding DUF3606 domain-containing protein: MTDALKKRQPEDKRVIRLSETWEVEYWTKTLDVSVAQLRTAVANVGKDSQKVKQYLGK, from the coding sequence ATGACTGATGCTTTGAAGAAAAGACAACCTGAAGACAAACGCGTTATTCGTCTCAGTGAAACCTGGGAAGTCGAATATTGGACTAAAACCCTGGATGTTTCCGTCGCACAATTACGAACCGCAGTCGCAAACGTGGGTAAAGATAGTCAGAAAGTTAAGCAGTATCTCGGTAAGTAG
- the chiP gene encoding chitoporin ChiP produces the protein MNRTLRTPLATAIASILAVTALIPCTPALAAGFVDDSSLSGSIFYWQRQRDRKEMDPQHGKYGQYDANLHHASANASLDFSSGYLANFIGLDLAAFGALELTNSGPAAPNEIGFSDARTRWDEKWTGDKSGASLYKAALKTKWQDNWLRAGYLQPTGQTLLAPHWSFLPGTYRGVEAGTTFDFADSGALSFSWMWTDQYKAPWYQNMYNFRKADGETGIPWLQSFGAKYDFKNDFILEGAYGQAANYMDQYFAKASYQLPLAGSPLRTSYQFYGAKDRESGGTENVNHVYDGLAWLQAMTLGYTLGAFDFRLEGTWVKAEGNQGFFLQRMTPSYASSNGRMDVWWDSRSDWNANGEKAVFAGVMVDLGHWQLPGWQAGGSYAYGWDAKPSTNPIYNQQQRLTESAWSLDLVYTLQETRAKGTQFKLHYTQYDNHSNLPSYSGGYGNIFQDEKDIKFMVIAPFTLF, from the coding sequence ATGAACCGGACTCTTCGCACGCCACTGGCTACTGCTATTGCTTCCATTCTGGCTGTCACGGCATTGATTCCCTGCACCCCCGCACTGGCGGCAGGTTTTGTTGATGACTCATCTCTCAGCGGTTCTATTTTCTATTGGCAACGCCAGCGCGATCGTAAAGAGATGGATCCGCAGCATGGCAAGTACGGCCAATATGATGCCAACCTGCACCATGCTTCTGCCAATGCCAGCCTGGACTTCTCTTCCGGCTATCTGGCGAATTTTATTGGTCTCGATCTCGCCGCTTTTGGTGCGCTGGAGCTGACCAACAGCGGCCCGGCCGCCCCCAATGAAATCGGCTTCAGCGATGCCCGCACACGCTGGGATGAAAAATGGACCGGTGATAAGAGTGGGGCCAGCCTGTACAAGGCTGCACTGAAAACCAAATGGCAGGATAACTGGCTGCGTGCTGGTTATTTGCAACCAACTGGCCAGACGCTGCTGGCACCGCACTGGAGCTTCCTGCCAGGTACCTACCGGGGCGTCGAAGCGGGAACCACCTTCGACTTTGCTGACAGCGGCGCGCTTTCCTTCTCCTGGATGTGGACCGATCAGTACAAAGCCCCGTGGTATCAGAACATGTACAACTTCCGCAAAGCGGACGGCGAAACGGGCATTCCCTGGTTGCAATCCTTCGGTGCGAAGTATGACTTTAAAAACGACTTCATCCTGGAAGGCGCATATGGCCAGGCAGCAAATTACATGGATCAGTATTTTGCCAAAGCCTCATATCAGCTGCCGCTGGCCGGGTCACCGCTGCGTACCAGCTATCAATTTTACGGGGCCAAAGATCGCGAAAGCGGCGGTACCGAGAACGTTAACCATGTCTATGACGGTTTAGCCTGGCTACAGGCCATGACGCTGGGTTACACCCTGGGCGCTTTTGATTTCCGCCTCGAAGGAACCTGGGTCAAAGCCGAAGGTAATCAGGGCTTTTTCCTGCAACGTATGACGCCATCCTATGCCAGCTCGAATGGCCGCATGGATGTATGGTGGGATTCACGCTCTGACTGGAACGCCAACGGCGAGAAAGCGGTGTTTGCCGGCGTTATGGTTGATCTTGGCCACTGGCAATTACCCGGCTGGCAGGCGGGTGGATCTTATGCCTATGGCTGGGATGCAAAACCCTCCACGAATCCCATCTACAACCAGCAGCAACGCCTGACGGAATCCGCGTGGAGTCTTGACCTGGTTTATACCCTGCAGGAAACACGCGCCAAAGGCACCCAGTTCAAACTGCATTACACCCAGTATGACAACCACAGCAATCTGCCCAGCTACAGCGGTGGCTACGGCAACATCTTCCAGGACGAGAAAGACATCAAATTTATGGTCATCGCGCCCTTTACCCTCTTTTGA
- a CDS encoding putative T6SS immunity periplasmic lipoprotein, whose translation MYKNYLIIAAAALLSGCPGPGDRIPPKEPANVAIRDNQVCITAPIRTGEYVSAVQISDGEDNHLLRTLAKKPVYVTNGQCLPTFGYDFKRNHTYTAYYTIEKNDIDSGRYLSVVFSTLNGLQQISPPAGR comes from the coding sequence GTGTATAAAAATTATTTAATAATAGCGGCAGCCGCTCTGCTTTCAGGCTGTCCCGGGCCGGGCGATAGAATTCCACCGAAAGAGCCTGCTAATGTCGCGATAAGAGATAACCAGGTTTGTATTACCGCACCAATCCGAACGGGGGAATATGTTTCTGCGGTACAGATATCAGATGGAGAAGATAATCATCTTCTCAGGACATTAGCCAAAAAACCTGTGTATGTAACCAATGGACAATGTCTGCCAACGTTTGGTTATGATTTCAAACGGAACCATACCTATACTGCCTATTACACGATTGAAAAAAACGATATTGATAGTGGGCGTTACCTTTCCGTTGTGTTTTCAACATTGAATGGTCTGCAGCAGATTAGCCCACCAGCTGGACGCTAA
- a CDS encoding type IV secretion protein Rhs, with protein MIIGEQKKPDIEEGTLRLMTLGEIAMAQKVFGHSIAYNRVWIHCDSYLPFGLQNPDYAMTPNGEIWFRKKIYSSDFSSSLVNMVDKWVFIHELGHVWQHQHGQWVRLRGTFSWAANYTYDLDKEKLTDYSLEQQASIIADYWLLLVYGIEQWYFYQRPSRFGKYRGKQPLKDVPALYKKIVTGKGA; from the coding sequence ATGATAATAGGCGAACAGAAAAAACCAGATATTGAAGAAGGAACGCTGCGTCTGATGACTTTGGGGGAAATTGCTATGGCACAGAAGGTATTTGGTCATAGTATTGCCTATAATCGAGTCTGGATTCATTGTGACAGTTACCTTCCCTTTGGACTGCAAAATCCTGACTATGCTATGACTCCTAACGGTGAGATATGGTTCAGGAAAAAAATTTACAGCTCGGATTTTTCATCTTCCTTAGTAAATATGGTTGATAAATGGGTTTTCATTCATGAGTTAGGTCATGTATGGCAGCATCAGCACGGGCAATGGGTCCGCTTGCGAGGGACTTTTAGCTGGGCTGCAAATTATACCTACGATTTAGACAAAGAGAAATTAACGGATTATTCGCTTGAGCAGCAGGCGTCAATCATTGCTGATTATTGGTTATTGTTGGTTTATGGAATTGAACAGTGGTATTTCTACCAAAGGCCTTCGCGTTTTGGAAAATACCGGGGTAAACAACCCTTAAAAGATGTTCCAGCGCTTTATAAAAAAATTGTGACAGGCAAGGGAGCGTAA